The following DNA comes from Halorhabdus tiamatea SARL4B.
AGAGGAGACCGACGACAGCGAGACCACGGCCAACCCGGCCGAGACCGACGACCCCGCCGAGACGACCACGACGAGCGGCCCCGGATTCGTGGCGACGGGCGCACTGATCGGCCTGCTTGCCGTCGCACTCATCGCGCTCCGACGGCACTAGTCGATCGCGACCTCGTCCCCGTCATTTGACCGGGCGAGCCGTCACTCCCAGACAGTATCGTCGGCGGCGAACGCTTTGTCGTTGGTGAGAATCGCCTGGGTGCCCCGAACCCGATGGTTCGCGATCACCAGCGCGTCGTGGAGGGTATGGTGATCGATCAAACTCCCATAGACAGCAAGGTCCTGCTCGTCGGCAGGCGCTACCTGTACCGGGCCGTCGTTTACGAGCCCGCGTAATACCGCGTTCGGTGTCGTCTCGACGTCGACACCGGCGATCGTTCCCTTCTTGGCCGCCGTCCAGATCGCCTCACTGACGGCCACCGTCGGCGCTTCGATCACGTCGATACCTTGCTCGGCCCGCTCGAAGACGTCGTCCGCGGCCGGCGGCAGGCGATCCACGAGGTACCGAGCCATCGCGACGCCGTCGACGGTGTAGCGGGTCACGGCTGCCACTCCGAACGGCGCTTTTCGCGTATCTCAGCCGCCATCGCTTCGGCCATCGCTTCTCGCTTTGCTTCGGAGATGTCCTCGTCGACGAGCATCCCGCGACCCGCCGACTGCGTCGCCTTGCGCACTCTGATGCCGTCCTCGGCCTTCTCCCAGCGAACCTCGTCGCCCTCCTCGAGGCCGAACTCATCGCGGAACTCCTTCGGGATCGTGACCTGTCCCTTCCGAGTGATCCGCGTGGTCTCGCTCTCGGTGTCGTTGTCAGTGCTCATATGAGGTACTACCACCTGTAGTACCTAAGGATTTGGTATCACCGCGGTGTCAGTTCTTGACCAACACGGCGACCGGGGGGTTTTTTGTACGGGATGAGAACCAACGGGCAAGATGACTGAGGAAACGCCCTTCGATATCG
Coding sequences within:
- a CDS encoding AbrB/MazE/SpoVT family DNA-binding domain-containing protein, with product MSTDNDTESETTRITRKGQVTIPKEFRDEFGLEEGDEVRWEKAEDGIRVRKATQSAGRGMLVDEDISEAKREAMAEAMAAEIREKRRSEWQP